Proteins encoded in a region of the Mycolicibacterium neoaurum genome:
- a CDS encoding response regulator transcription factor has protein sequence MTDHQRLRTTLVIDDELVRHGLTHVMSCIEEIHFVGDLRHGPELAERIRLLQPELLVLGMPPTGTLTDLLTELDSTVKVVVVTDSEHADINTVELLRAGADALVDRRSPATELRATFAKVVSGQPALDALSVQSLITELRSPAVSRTAGDTRLLTARERDVLNELVEGLDNRTIAGRLFVSEATVKFHLHNIMNKFGVHKRAALIAAALRGADATG, from the coding sequence TTGACCGATCACCAGCGACTGCGGACAACCCTGGTCATCGACGACGAACTGGTTCGGCACGGTTTGACACATGTGATGTCCTGCATCGAAGAGATCCACTTCGTCGGTGATCTTCGACACGGTCCCGAGCTCGCCGAACGCATCCGGCTGCTGCAACCAGAGCTGCTGGTCCTGGGCATGCCGCCGACGGGCACGTTGACTGATTTGCTGACCGAACTGGACAGCACGGTGAAGGTGGTCGTGGTGACCGACAGCGAGCACGCCGACATCAACACCGTCGAGCTGCTGCGTGCCGGCGCCGACGCCCTGGTGGACCGCCGCTCACCGGCCACCGAGCTGCGGGCCACCTTCGCCAAGGTCGTCAGCGGGCAGCCCGCCCTCGACGCGCTCAGCGTGCAATCGCTGATCACCGAGTTACGCTCCCCCGCGGTGTCCCGCACCGCGGGCGACACCAGACTGCTCACCGCCCGCGAACGAGACGTTCTCAACGAACTGGTCGAAGGCCTGGACAATCGCACCATCGCGGGCCGGTTGTTCGTCTCCGAGGCGACGGTCAAGTTCCACCTGCACAACATCATGAACAAGTTCGGAGTGCACAAACGCGCCGCGCTGATCGCGGCGGCGCTGCGCGGTGCGGACGCCACGGGGTGA
- a CDS encoding (2Fe-2S)-binding protein produces MDSRHTVVDALSELPRLGGYFALTARDGSEAAALAELADPETTRWFVSATRAAIAVSMAVDIESLPVRVAASSFQLGVAARLLSPLIGSALCHGSIPILQPDNVFYRISAHHPDLQTSADQLRTIDGPVAGGAAICALLPDLFDPLHHTLRVVAGLPTRVALGNLTSAANGAVTVLAMTRPDLEAEGRNLVAALTRHTPLRDTGDFGRGMFTRHSCCLFYQAPGGGLCGDCVLPAARS; encoded by the coding sequence ATGGACAGTCGCCACACCGTCGTCGATGCCCTTTCCGAGCTGCCGCGGCTCGGCGGGTACTTCGCGCTGACAGCCCGGGATGGTTCGGAGGCAGCGGCGCTCGCGGAGCTGGCCGACCCGGAGACGACGCGGTGGTTCGTCTCGGCCACCAGGGCGGCGATCGCGGTATCGATGGCGGTCGACATCGAGTCGCTCCCCGTGCGGGTGGCCGCATCGTCATTCCAGTTGGGCGTCGCCGCACGGCTGCTGTCCCCACTGATCGGCTCCGCCCTGTGTCACGGCAGTATTCCGATCCTGCAGCCGGACAACGTGTTCTACCGGATCAGCGCGCACCACCCTGATCTGCAGACCAGCGCCGACCAACTGCGCACCATCGATGGTCCGGTCGCCGGCGGCGCGGCAATCTGCGCGTTACTGCCCGATCTCTTCGACCCGTTGCATCACACGTTGCGGGTTGTGGCCGGGCTGCCGACGCGGGTCGCGCTGGGCAATCTGACATCGGCGGCCAACGGTGCGGTCACCGTCCTGGCCATGACCCGCCCAGATCTCGAAGCCGAGGGCAGGAACCTGGTCGCGGCGTTGACCCGGCATACACCGCTGCGCGACACCGGCGATTTCGGACGGGGCATGTTCACCCGGCACAGTTGCTGCCTGTTCTATCAGGCGCCCGGCGGCGGCCTCTGCGGAGACTGCGTCCTGCCGGCCGCGCGATCATGA
- a CDS encoding diol dehydratase small subunit, whose translation MTEPNLDPAVDYPLSVHRSDLLFTPTGKPFDAVTMDAVIAGDIEAADLRITPEALRLQAQIAEKAGRTQIGANMRRAAEMTAISDERVLQIYNALRPNASTKAELDAIADELLDTYNAEHLATLVREAADVYERRDILAESE comes from the coding sequence ATGACGGAACCAAACCTGGACCCGGCGGTGGACTACCCGCTGAGCGTGCACCGCAGTGATCTGCTGTTCACCCCGACCGGTAAGCCGTTCGACGCGGTGACGATGGATGCGGTGATCGCCGGTGACATCGAGGCCGCCGATCTGCGCATCACCCCGGAAGCGCTGCGCCTGCAGGCGCAGATCGCCGAGAAGGCCGGGCGTACCCAGATCGGGGCGAACATGCGGCGGGCCGCCGAGATGACGGCCATCTCCGATGAGCGGGTCCTGCAGATCTACAACGCGCTGCGTCCCAATGCATCGACGAAGGCCGAACTCGATGCCATCGCCGACGAACTGCTCGACACCTACAACGCCGAGCATCTCGCCACCTTGGTGCGTGAGGCCGCCGACGTCTATGAACGCCGCGACATCTTGGCCGAAAGCGAATAG
- a CDS encoding propanediol/glycerol family dehydratase large subunit, protein MTASAVPHDPALDKDGVRHSHRTMLLEDRPVNLDGFVEEWPEVGMVAMDSAFDPEPSVRVENGAIVEMDGVARADFDFIDQFIADKAIDVETTEASMAIPAAEIAMMLVNPTVTRAEVIAVTKGLTPAKLLAVAKTMNIVEIMMAMQKMRARRTPANQGHCTSARDNPVQVVCEAAEASIRGFAEMETTLGVVRYAPLVAMAQQIGSQVGTGGPLTQCALEEATELDLGMRGITAYAETISVYGTEPVFVDGDDTPYSKAFLASAYASRGIKMRFTSGTGSEVQMGNAQGKSMLYLEIRCILVTKGAGVQGLQNGSISCIGVPGAVPGGIRAVAAENLIASAVDLECASGNDQSFSHSPMRRTARLMPQMMPGTDFVCSGYSAVPNYDNMFAGSNLDSDDFDDFNTIQRDLQIDGGLRHVKEADILAVRTRAAKALQAVFAHLDLPPISDAEIDAAVYANGSRECIPRDVLEDLKGAQQVMDRGITGLDLVKALEATGFSDIARNLFTVLRQRISGDLLQTSAIMTRDLQPLSAVNDANDYNGPDTGYRPSGARWEEMKRLRHVTSAANPEMEVE, encoded by the coding sequence ATGACCGCTTCAGCAGTCCCGCACGATCCCGCCCTCGACAAGGACGGCGTCCGCCACTCGCACCGCACCATGCTGTTGGAGGACCGCCCGGTCAACCTTGACGGATTCGTCGAGGAATGGCCCGAGGTCGGCATGGTCGCCATGGACAGTGCCTTCGATCCGGAGCCCAGCGTCCGCGTCGAGAATGGCGCCATCGTCGAGATGGACGGGGTGGCGCGCGCCGACTTCGACTTCATCGACCAGTTCATCGCCGACAAGGCGATCGACGTCGAGACCACCGAGGCCTCGATGGCGATTCCTGCGGCCGAGATCGCGATGATGTTGGTCAACCCCACCGTCACCCGTGCCGAGGTCATCGCGGTGACCAAGGGCCTGACACCGGCCAAGCTGCTGGCCGTGGCCAAGACGATGAACATCGTCGAGATCATGATGGCGATGCAGAAGATGCGGGCCCGCCGCACGCCGGCCAACCAAGGGCACTGCACGAGCGCGCGGGACAACCCGGTGCAGGTGGTGTGCGAGGCGGCCGAGGCCTCCATCCGCGGATTCGCCGAGATGGAAACGACTTTGGGTGTGGTGCGCTACGCACCGCTGGTGGCCATGGCCCAGCAGATCGGCAGCCAGGTGGGCACCGGCGGACCACTGACCCAGTGCGCGCTGGAGGAAGCGACCGAACTGGATCTCGGGATGCGCGGGATCACCGCCTACGCCGAGACGATCTCGGTGTACGGCACCGAGCCGGTGTTCGTCGACGGTGATGACACGCCGTACTCCAAGGCGTTCCTGGCCTCGGCCTACGCTTCGCGCGGGATCAAGATGCGCTTCACCTCGGGCACCGGCTCCGAGGTCCAGATGGGCAATGCGCAGGGTAAGTCCATGCTGTACCTGGAGATTCGTTGCATCCTGGTGACCAAGGGTGCCGGCGTACAGGGTCTGCAGAACGGGTCGATCTCCTGCATCGGCGTGCCGGGCGCGGTACCGGGTGGTATCCGTGCGGTGGCCGCCGAGAACCTCATCGCCTCGGCGGTGGACCTGGAATGTGCCTCCGGTAACGACCAGTCGTTCTCGCATTCGCCGATGCGCCGGACCGCGCGGCTGATGCCCCAGATGATGCCGGGGACGGACTTCGTCTGCTCCGGTTACTCGGCGGTCCCGAACTACGACAACATGTTCGCCGGATCGAACCTCGACAGCGACGACTTCGACGATTTCAACACCATCCAGCGCGATCTGCAGATCGACGGGGGTCTGCGCCACGTCAAGGAAGCCGACATCCTGGCGGTGCGCACCCGCGCTGCCAAGGCATTGCAGGCGGTGTTCGCCCACCTCGACCTGCCGCCGATCAGCGATGCCGAGATCGATGCCGCGGTGTACGCCAACGGCAGTCGCGAGTGCATCCCGCGTGATGTGCTGGAGGATCTCAAGGGCGCCCAGCAGGTGATGGACCGCGGCATCACCGGTCTGGATCTGGTCAAGGCGCTCGAGGCCACCGGATTCTCCGATATCGCGCGGAATCTGTTCACCGTTCTGCGGCAGCGCATTTCCGGTGACCTGTTGCAGACATCGGCGATCATGACGCGTGACCTGCAGCCGTTGTCGGCGGTCAACGACGCCAACGATTACAACGGCCCGGACACCGGTTACCGACCCTCGGGGGCGCGGTGGGAGGAAATGAAGCGACTGCGCCATGTGACCAGCGCTGCCAACCCGGAAATGGAGGTGGAGTGA
- a CDS encoding propanediol/glycerol family dehydratase medium subunit — protein MSTTIGEEQRSLSFEEVGPAQRGSRSDEVVLAISPAFADFFSKTIVDTPHAEVIRQILAGIEEQEVAARCIRVRHSADLAVLAHTAAKLSGSGIGIGILSRGTAMIHQRDLPRLSSLELFPQCPLLTLDTYRSIGANAAQYAKGESPEPVPTLNDQMARPRWQAKAALLHLKETEQIRKGNKPVEVTPKFSVAAAV, from the coding sequence ATGTCGACCACGATCGGCGAAGAACAGCGTTCACTGTCATTCGAAGAGGTCGGTCCGGCGCAGCGCGGATCGCGCAGTGACGAAGTGGTGCTGGCGATCTCGCCGGCCTTCGCCGACTTCTTCAGCAAGACCATCGTCGACACCCCGCATGCCGAGGTGATCCGGCAGATCCTGGCCGGTATCGAGGAACAGGAGGTGGCGGCACGCTGCATCCGGGTCCGGCACAGCGCCGATCTGGCCGTGCTGGCGCACACCGCGGCCAAACTGTCCGGTTCGGGCATCGGCATCGGGATTCTCTCGCGCGGCACCGCGATGATTCATCAGCGCGATCTGCCGAGGTTGTCGAGTCTGGAGTTGTTCCCCCAGTGCCCGCTGCTCACGCTGGACACCTACCGCAGTATCGGTGCCAACGCCGCGCAGTACGCCAAGGGCGAATCCCCGGAGCCGGTTCCGACGCTCAACGACCAGATGGCCCGCCCGCGGTGGCAGGCCAAGGCGGCGCTGTTGCACCTGAAGGAGACCGAGCAGATCCGCAAGGGCAACAAGCCCGTCGAGGTGACACCGAAGTTCAGCGTCGCCGCCGCGGTCTGA
- a CDS encoding diol dehydratase reactivase subunit alpha yields the protein MSVTVVGVDIGNSTTEGSVARIDETGSVVYLGGALTRTSGIKGTVRNAEGVVKAVTRAVQNAGITVDELDLILLNEATPVISGLAMETITETIITESTMIGHDPRTPGGRGLGVGVIVDIGSLDDVHPGDSVIVLVPGGADFEWTATTINNAVERGADVTGAILGNDDAVLVANRLATKIPIIDEVSRVDAVPVGMLAAVEVAGPGQSIRTLSNAYGLATIFELDPDQTRVVSPVARALTGNRSAVVVRTPSGDVEDRTIPAGSLEFIGASKRGLIDVSRGAAEIMAEVERVSPLQDVLGESGTNTGGMIANVRQSMADLSKHALADVRIQDLLAIDTLVPQEVRGGVAGEVALENAVALAAMVRTKESGMQAVADAVATALRDAGATRISAVVGGVEAEMAVLGALTTPGTEKPLVVLDMGGGSTDAAVIERSGAVQAVHLAGAGDLVTKLIDAELGLDNLELAEDIKRLPLGKAESFFHIRLENGTVQFFDKPLPPNAFARVVTLSETGMSPIPTRHSLDRIRSVRRTAKERVFVVNALRALRAVAPHGDLRRIGFVVLLGGCALDFEIPELIADAVAPYGIVCGTGNVRGTEGPRNAVASGLVASYAARSRERDGAPVDA from the coding sequence GTGAGTGTCACGGTGGTCGGGGTCGACATAGGTAACTCGACAACCGAGGGCAGCGTCGCCCGGATAGACGAGACCGGCTCGGTGGTCTATCTCGGCGGCGCGCTGACCCGCACATCGGGGATCAAGGGCACCGTCCGCAACGCCGAGGGCGTGGTCAAGGCGGTCACCCGCGCCGTGCAGAACGCCGGGATCACGGTGGACGAGCTGGATCTGATCCTGCTCAACGAGGCCACCCCGGTGATCAGTGGACTGGCGATGGAGACCATCACCGAGACCATCATCACCGAGTCGACGATGATCGGACACGACCCGCGCACGCCCGGTGGCCGCGGGCTGGGTGTCGGGGTGATTGTCGATATCGGGTCGTTGGACGACGTGCATCCGGGTGATTCCGTGATCGTCCTGGTGCCCGGTGGCGCCGACTTCGAATGGACCGCCACCACCATCAACAACGCCGTCGAGCGCGGTGCGGACGTGACGGGTGCGATCCTCGGTAACGACGACGCGGTGCTGGTGGCCAATCGGTTGGCCACCAAGATCCCGATCATCGACGAGGTCTCCCGTGTGGACGCCGTCCCGGTCGGCATGCTCGCGGCCGTCGAGGTCGCCGGACCGGGCCAATCCATCCGCACATTGTCGAATGCCTATGGATTGGCAACCATTTTCGAGCTGGACCCGGACCAGACGCGGGTGGTCTCCCCGGTGGCCAGGGCGCTCACCGGCAACCGGTCTGCGGTCGTGGTGCGCACCCCGTCCGGTGATGTGGAAGATCGCACCATCCCGGCAGGTTCGCTGGAGTTCATCGGCGCGTCCAAGCGAGGTCTCATCGACGTCTCCCGCGGCGCGGCCGAGATCATGGCCGAGGTCGAGCGCGTCAGTCCGCTCCAGGATGTGCTCGGCGAATCGGGCACCAACACCGGTGGCATGATCGCCAATGTCCGACAGAGCATGGCGGATCTGTCCAAACACGCGTTGGCCGATGTGCGCATCCAGGATCTGCTGGCGATCGACACGCTGGTTCCCCAGGAGGTGCGCGGCGGGGTGGCCGGTGAGGTGGCCCTGGAAAATGCGGTCGCATTGGCGGCCATGGTGCGCACCAAGGAGAGCGGGATGCAGGCCGTGGCCGACGCGGTCGCGACGGCACTGCGCGACGCCGGTGCCACCCGCATCTCGGCGGTGGTCGGCGGGGTGGAGGCCGAGATGGCCGTGCTCGGTGCGTTGACCACACCGGGCACCGAAAAGCCATTGGTGGTGCTCGATATGGGTGGCGGATCGACCGATGCCGCGGTGATCGAGCGCTCCGGTGCTGTGCAGGCCGTCCACCTGGCCGGCGCCGGCGATCTGGTGACCAAGCTCATCGACGCCGAACTGGGCTTGGACAATCTGGAACTGGCCGAGGACATCAAGCGGTTGCCGCTGGGCAAGGCGGAGAGCTTCTTCCACATCCGGTTGGAGAACGGCACAGTTCAGTTCTTCGACAAACCGCTGCCGCCCAATGCGTTTGCGCGGGTGGTCACCCTCTCGGAGACCGGGATGAGCCCCATCCCCACCAGGCATTCGCTGGACCGCATCCGCTCGGTGCGCCGGACCGCCAAGGAACGGGTCTTTGTGGTCAATGCCCTGCGCGCGCTGCGCGCGGTCGCGCCGCACGGTGACCTCCGTCGGATCGGCTTCGTGGTGCTGTTGGGCGGATGTGCGCTGGATTTCGAGATCCCCGAGCTGATCGCCGATGCGGTCGCACCCTACGGAATCGTCTGTGGAACAGGGAATGTGCGCGGTACCGAGGGGCCGCGCAATGCTGTGGCGTCGGGTCTGGTGGCCTCGTATGCCGCCCGCTCGCGTGAGCGTGACGGGGCACCGGTCGATGCTTGA
- a CDS encoding glycerol dehydratase reactivase beta/small subunit family protein has translation MLEGGQPEKPAILVLSAGGAPESEVLAGIEEEGVPYLVERVAPDGDSDAQRLARRAAARSSLDVGVGIDADGGVAILHDKLPDGVEGLSADQPATPRAGRVAGHNAARIVVGVPLMDVPR, from the coding sequence ATGCTTGAGGGGGGCCAGCCCGAGAAGCCCGCGATCCTGGTGCTGAGCGCGGGCGGCGCACCGGAGAGTGAGGTGCTGGCCGGTATCGAGGAGGAGGGCGTGCCCTATCTCGTCGAGCGGGTGGCCCCGGACGGCGACAGCGATGCGCAACGGCTGGCGCGGCGTGCTGCGGCACGTTCGTCCTTGGATGTGGGCGTGGGTATCGACGCCGACGGCGGGGTCGCGATCCTGCACGACAAGTTGCCCGACGGGGTCGAGGGTCTGTCCGCCGATCAGCCGGCAACCCCGCGCGCCGGCCGGGTCGCCGGGCACAATGCCGCGCGCATCGTGGTGGGTGTGCCCTTGATGGATGTGCCGAGATGA